One Sphingobacteriales bacterium DNA segment encodes these proteins:
- a CDS encoding N-6 DNA methylase, with protein sequence MNQKVHNQIVSFIWSIADDVLRDVFVRGKYRDIILPFTVLRRLDALLVPTKDKVLEADAFMKQEKIDNKSALQNVTGYPFWNTSKFTFETLLNDADNIDSNLETYLDGYSPNVQEIISKFKLRNQLETMKDAGITYLLIDKLCNKEINLSPNEAKNSRGETLPPLTNLGMGYVFEELIRKFNEENNEEAGEHFTPREIIKLMTHILFLPVKDKIKKGTYLIYDPACGSGGMLTEAEHFALDITQSKANFELYGQEVNPETYAICTSDMLIKGENANNIKYGSTLSKDGFPHLHFDFMLSNPPYGKTWKIDEDSIVDERGKKGKEVIKDPRFQIGLPTISDGQLLFLMNMVSKMKHNTELGSRIATVHNGSALFTGDAGGGESEIRKYIIENDWLECIIALPKNIFYNTGIPTYIWIVSNKKAQHRKGKVQLINALDLYVKLRKNLGDKNCEMTTGPNGHIEQLTQLYIDFKETDISKIFPNEYFGYNKITVERPLRLSCKFTAEAVESLRYDKAIRDEMEWAYTHIGESGYTELKKHKDKIEKHLASNEIKLSPANKTKLLSQEHWNAQLQLMQAAEKLAKHFGDKQFDDYNTFVPLLNKTVKELKLELDAKALKTILDNISWRNEDAERVIDKTDKDGTVHYVADSELRDTENVPLDQDIHEYFEREVLQHIPDAWIDESKTVKGYSIYFTKCFFNSIPTKNAEMLSNEILKQDEIKVSVLKNLSKHTKADNSYTSVVKFSNNSDKIEKPTWEQLPDNWQQEKAKWIFKEISIKNFPNEELLAVTQDRGVLPKNLCEENFVSPNDFKGLKLVSPNDFVISLRSFQGGIEFSEYRGIVSPAYTIIHLQEQYDNYLYQRFYKYFFKTQPFIALLNTVISGIRDGKNISWFDFRELMLPIPDTASIEVMISMFDEADKLTNIYQKEAKLVKEFKEAFLNDVVLGTFLINQQSHSVEK encoded by the coding sequence ATGAACCAAAAAGTACACAACCAAATAGTAAGTTTTATATGGAGCATTGCTGACGACGTGTTGCGTGATGTTTTTGTAAGAGGTAAATACCGTGACATTATTTTGCCATTCACCGTTTTAAGGCGTTTAGACGCTTTACTTGTGCCGACCAAAGACAAAGTGCTTGAAGCGGACGCTTTCATGAAGCAAGAGAAGATTGACAATAAATCTGCTTTACAAAACGTGACAGGTTATCCGTTTTGGAACACTTCTAAATTCACTTTTGAGACCTTGCTGAATGATGCCGACAATATTGACAGCAACTTGGAAACCTACTTAGACGGTTACAGCCCAAACGTGCAAGAAATCATCAGCAAGTTTAAACTGCGCAACCAGTTAGAAACTATGAAAGATGCAGGCATTACGTATCTGCTTATTGACAAGCTCTGCAACAAGGAAATAAACCTTAGTCCTAACGAAGCAAAAAACAGCCGAGGCGAAACCTTGCCCCCATTAACCAACTTGGGAATGGGCTATGTGTTTGAAGAACTTATCAGAAAGTTTAACGAAGAAAACAACGAAGAAGCCGGAGAACACTTTACGCCCCGTGAAATAATTAAACTGATGACACACATTTTGTTTTTGCCAGTAAAAGACAAAATCAAAAAAGGAACGTATTTGATATACGACCCTGCCTGCGGCAGTGGCGGTATGCTTACCGAAGCAGAGCATTTTGCTCTTGACATTACCCAAAGCAAAGCCAACTTTGAACTTTACGGACAAGAAGTAAACCCCGAAACCTACGCCATTTGCACCAGTGATATGTTGATTAAAGGCGAAAACGCCAACAACATCAAATACGGTTCTACTTTGAGCAAAGACGGCTTTCCGCATTTGCATTTTGACTTTATGCTTTCCAATCCGCCTTATGGCAAAACATGGAAAATTGACGAAGATTCCATTGTGGACGAGCGGGGCAAAAAAGGAAAAGAAGTAATCAAAGACCCACGATTTCAAATTGGCTTGCCAACCATATCGGACGGACAACTTTTGTTCCTGATGAATATGGTTAGCAAAATGAAACACAACACAGAATTGGGCAGCCGAATTGCAACCGTTCACAACGGTTCTGCCTTGTTTACAGGTGATGCAGGTGGTGGCGAAAGTGAAATACGCAAATACATTATTGAAAACGATTGGTTGGAGTGCATCATCGCTTTGCCGAAAAACATTTTTTACAACACAGGTATTCCCACTTACATCTGGATTGTGAGCAACAAAAAAGCACAGCACCGCAAAGGCAAAGTGCAATTGATTAATGCTTTAGATTTATATGTAAAACTTCGGAAAAATTTGGGTGATAAGAATTGTGAAATGACCACGGGACCTAACGGACACATTGAGCAACTTACCCAACTCTACATTGACTTTAAGGAAACTGATATTTCAAAGATTTTCCCCAACGAGTATTTTGGCTACAACAAAATAACCGTTGAACGACCCTTGCGGCTTTCTTGCAAGTTCACTGCCGAAGCAGTGGAAAGTTTACGCTACGACAAAGCCATTCGTGATGAAATGGAATGGGCTTATACCCACATTGGCGAAAGCGGTTACACTGAACTGAAAAAGCACAAAGACAAAATTGAAAAGCATCTTGCCAGCAACGAAATAAAACTTTCGCCTGCCAACAAAACCAAACTGTTGAGCCAAGAGCATTGGAACGCACAACTGCAACTGATGCAAGCAGCCGAAAAACTGGCAAAGCATTTTGGCGACAAGCAGTTTGACGACTACAACACTTTTGTGCCATTGCTGAACAAAACGGTGAAAGAACTAAAACTGGAATTAGATGCCAAAGCCCTGAAAACCATTTTAGACAACATTAGTTGGCGAAACGAAGATGCCGAACGGGTGATTGACAAAACCGACAAAGACGGCACGGTGCATTATGTAGCCGATAGTGAATTGAGAGACACCGAAAATGTGCCGCTCGACCAAGACATACATGAATACTTTGAGCGGGAAGTGTTGCAACATATACCCGATGCTTGGATTGATGAAAGCAAAACCGTGAAGGGCTATAGCATTTATTTTACAAAATGCTTTTTCAACTCAATACCAACCAAAAATGCTGAAATGTTGAGTAACGAAATATTGAAACAAGATGAAATAAAAGTTTCAGTTCTAAAGAACCTTTCCAAACACACTAAAGCAGATAACTCATATACTTCAGTAGTCAAATTCTCTAACAATAGTGATAAAATTGAAAAGCCAACATGGGAACAATTACCTGACAATTGGCAACAAGAAAAAGCGAAATGGATTTTTAAAGAAATAAGTATCAAGAATTTTCCAAACGAAGAATTACTTGCAGTTACTCAAGACAGAGGCGTATTGCCAAAAAATTTGTGTGAAGAAAATTTTGTTTCACCAAATGATTTCAAAGGATTGAAACTTGTTTCACCAAATGACTTCGTTATTAGTTTGCGTTCATTTCAAGGCGGCATTGAATTTTCTGAATATAGAGGTATTGTAAGCCCAGCATACACAATTATCCATTTACAGGAGCAATACGACAACTATTTATATCAACGTTTCTACAAATATTTCTTTAAAACACAACCATTTATAGCATTACTCAATACAGTTATTTCAGGTATTCGGGATGGGAAAAATATAAGTTGGTTTGACTTTAGGGAACTTATGCTACCAATTCCAGATACTGCTTCCATTGAAGTTATGATTTCAATGTTTGATGAAGCTGACAAACTCACCAATATTTATCAGAAAGAAGCAAAACTTGTAAAAGAATTTAAGGAAGCGTTCTTAAATGATGTGGTTCTGGGAACTTTCTTAATTAACCAACAATCACATAGCGTAGAGAAATGA
- a CDS encoding surface layer protein, translating to MTKKYLFFIAALLLLAASCKKDEPPEPDNGTIISSGNNGVYIINEGNFQFGNAAVSYYADGMANAALDLFQPANNRPLGDVCQSMYVFNNKAYIVVNNSGKVEVVNPNTFVSIATITGFNSPRYFLPVSNSKAYITDLYSNNISIADLSSNTVTGTIPCAGWTEELALAYGKVFVTNELHDKLYVINSLNDVLTDSITIGYGSNSIVEDKNGKLWVLCSGKQSSNINASLHRINPVNNTIESSYTFINSADSPWRLDLNGTHDTLYFLNNGCYRMAVTDNTLPSSAFISQNGRNFYGLGINPHNGNIYITDAIDYVQRGKIYIYKPDGNLVTSFLAGIIPGDFYFK from the coding sequence ATGACTAAAAAGTATTTATTTTTTATTGCTGCGCTTCTGCTTTTGGCTGCATCCTGCAAAAAGGATGAACCGCCTGAGCCCGACAATGGAACTATTATTTCTTCAGGCAATAATGGCGTTTACATTATCAACGAAGGCAACTTTCAGTTTGGCAATGCAGCCGTAAGTTATTATGCCGATGGAATGGCCAATGCGGCTTTGGATTTATTTCAACCTGCCAACAACCGTCCGCTTGGCGATGTATGCCAGAGTATGTATGTGTTCAATAACAAAGCATACATCGTAGTAAATAATTCCGGCAAAGTAGAAGTTGTCAATCCCAACACATTTGTTTCAATAGCTACCATTACAGGTTTTAATTCACCAAGATACTTTCTTCCTGTTAGCAACAGCAAGGCATATATCACCGATTTGTATTCCAACAACATTTCAATAGCCGATTTAAGCAGCAACACAGTAACCGGAACAATACCTTGTGCAGGTTGGACAGAAGAACTTGCTTTGGCTTACGGAAAAGTTTTTGTAACCAACGAATTGCACGACAAACTTTATGTTATCAATTCGCTGAACGATGTATTGACAGACAGTATTACCATCGGTTACGGTTCCAATTCTATTGTTGAAGATAAAAACGGAAAACTTTGGGTGTTGTGTAGTGGTAAGCAAAGCAGCAATATCAACGCTTCGTTGCATCGCATCAATCCCGTTAACAACACAATTGAGAGTTCCTACACCTTCATCAATAGCGCAGATTCACCTTGGAGATTGGACCTTAACGGTACTCACGATACTTTATATTTTCTCAATAACGGCTGTTATCGTATGGCAGTTACTGATAATACACTGCCATCATCAGCATTTATTTCTCAAAACGGAAGAAACTTTTATGGCCTCGGAATCAATCCGCACAATGGAAACATTTACATTACAGATGCAATAGATTATGTGCAGCGTGGCAAAATATACATCTACAAACCTGATGGAAATTTAGTTACAAGTTTTCTGGCAGGCATTATTCCTGGGGATTTTTATTTTAAATAA
- a CDS encoding T9SS type A sorting domain-containing protein, with translation MIRNIIFIIFLLPIILLNTYGQFAPPAGQPGTTAIYKDSSVFVTWATGCSVVRGYQDISNQTLGYATTGDSSMALGVAGTNGVVSLGDGGYAILTFEKPIGDATGWDFAVFENSFSDTFLELALVEVSSDGINYFRFPCTSNTQDTLQVDGFGSIDATKIDNLAGKYRALYGTPFDLQQLSGQVGLNINAITHVKIIDVVGCIQTAYATHDQFGNIINDPWSTPFASSGFDLDAVGVIHTGTTGVNDLSAKNNFIIYPNPANRIVFIQNNGNDEIKSITLTNNLGQIVKSIASIVQTQAINVSALPDGIYFLAIADNKKTVTKKLLVKHD, from the coding sequence ATGATTAGAAATATAATATTTATAATTTTCCTATTGCCAATTATACTTCTAAACACTTACGGCCAATTTGCGCCACCTGCGGGGCAACCGGGCACAACAGCCATCTATAAAGACAGTTCTGTTTTTGTAACATGGGCAACCGGATGTTCTGTTGTAAGAGGTTATCAGGATATTTCAAACCAAACGCTTGGTTATGCAACAACAGGCGACAGTTCCATGGCTTTAGGTGTGGCAGGCACGAACGGCGTAGTAAGTTTAGGCGATGGAGGTTATGCCATCCTCACCTTTGAAAAGCCTATAGGCGATGCTACAGGTTGGGACTTCGCTGTTTTTGAAAATAGTTTCAGTGATACTTTTCTTGAATTAGCTCTTGTGGAAGTTAGCTCTGACGGAATAAATTATTTCCGCTTTCCCTGCACCTCCAACACACAAGACACCTTACAGGTTGATGGTTTCGGAAGCATTGACGCAACAAAGATTGATAACCTTGCCGGAAAGTATCGTGCTTTGTATGGAACTCCATTTGATTTACAGCAGCTATCAGGACAAGTCGGTTTAAACATCAATGCAATCACTCATGTAAAAATTATTGATGTGGTGGGCTGCATTCAAACTGCTTACGCTACTCACGACCAGTTCGGAAACATCATTAACGACCCGTGGAGTACTCCTTTTGCTTCAAGTGGTTTTGATTTGGATGCAGTAGGTGTTATTCACACAGGCACAACCGGAGTAAATGATTTATCCGCAAAAAATAATTTCATCATTTATCCAAATCCTGCAAACAGGATTGTATTTATTCAGAACAATGGCAATGACGAAATAAAATCAATTACGCTGACAAATAATTTGGGACAAATTGTAAAATCAATAGCATCAATAGTTCAAACACAAGCAATTAATGTTTCTGCCTTACCCGATGGAATATATTTTTTGGCAATAGCAGACAACAAAAAAACTGTAACAAAAAAACTGCTTGTAAAACATGACTAA
- a CDS encoding DUF4465 domain-containing protein, translated as MTKQINQPINFSKMKNQLQKLALSILILISAKANAQTVSDFESLTLVPNSYWDGASAPGGTSFISGNAIFPNYYDAGFSYWVTGWGYSNMQDSTTAGFANLYSAITAIGYNGSSIYAEGTYGARVNLNPTAIGKVVNGFYITNSTIAALSMRDGDAFAKKFGGPTGNDPDWFKLTIRNWYGGVMTNDSVEFYLADYRFANNTQDYIVKTWQWVDLTSLGNVDSLSFELSSTDAGAFGINTPAYFCIDNFSTADVATGVNQINNSTGVNVFPNPSSDFINVQLNNTQHNLAEIKITDITGRIVFTESTFSTSIQIPLTKFPKGTYNITVSENAVITSKTFIKQ; from the coding sequence ATGACAAAACAAATCAATCAACCAATCAATTTCAGCAAAATGAAAAATCAATTACAAAAACTTGCACTTTCAATATTGATATTGATAAGTGCGAAAGCAAATGCACAAACTGTTTCTGATTTTGAATCGCTTACGCTTGTCCCCAATTCTTATTGGGATGGCGCATCAGCGCCCGGTGGAACAAGTTTTATCAGTGGTAATGCCATCTTTCCTAATTACTATGATGCTGGTTTTTCTTATTGGGTAACCGGATGGGGATACAGTAATATGCAGGACAGCACAACTGCCGGATTTGCAAATTTATATAGTGCCATAACAGCCATCGGATATAATGGCTCTTCCATTTATGCTGAAGGCACTTATGGTGCCAGGGTTAATTTAAATCCAACTGCAATAGGTAAAGTGGTAAACGGTTTTTACATCACCAATTCAACCATTGCTGCTTTAAGTATGAGAGACGGTGATGCATTTGCAAAAAAATTTGGAGGACCTACAGGCAACGATCCCGATTGGTTTAAACTTACGATACGCAATTGGTATGGCGGTGTAATGACAAATGACAGTGTTGAATTTTATCTGGCTGATTATCGCTTTGCAAACAATACTCAGGACTATATTGTAAAAACCTGGCAGTGGGTTGATCTGACTTCACTGGGAAATGTGGATAGTCTCAGCTTTGAATTGTCATCAACTGATGCCGGAGCCTTTGGAATAAATACTCCGGCTTATTTTTGCATTGATAATTTTTCAACTGCAGATGTAGCAACAGGGGTGAATCAAATAAATAATTCAACCGGAGTTAATGTGTTTCCAAACCCTTCAAGTGATTTTATTAATGTACAGCTTAATAATACGCAACACAATCTGGCAGAAATAAAAATCACTGATATTACAGGCAGAATAGTTTTTACAGAAAGTACTTTTTCAACCTCAATACAAATTCCTTTAACGAAATTTCCTAAAGGCACTTATAACATTACTGTTTCAGAGAATGCAGTTATAACATCCAAAACATTTATAAAACAATGA
- a CDS encoding TonB-dependent receptor produces the protein MQNKYLFLLFFLSCLRAGSAFAQQAVFDSVFLLKEVTVEAPRISGFTPGLKTTEFDSLTKAAYDQKNLTDLLADESPLFIKSYGLGSLATTSFRGGSAYHTAVLWNGISLSSPMNGQLDLSLVPTGAADNIKLQYGGGSALFGSGAVAGVIHLLNNPKFGQSITARVNLYAGNFSDYRQNILVEVSKKKFVSSLKVFNASAKNDFKYSNIYSASEATVKQSNGELKNRGIISENKFLINSNQILSVNAWLQYTDRNIPPTMLQKESKSNQTDDALRLTSEWKYEKRKTATFIRAAWLNEKLVYSDGLADFSETSKTQQLIAEAETKITLSKTHFVNVGIHNTYSTASNRSFETDSRQNRFALFASYLFTSLNKKLSASLSAREELLNNSFIPFAYSAGGQYAITKFLSARANFSKVYRIPTFNDLYWVPGGNANLKPEDGYAEEAGLNLILKNKTFLLKTDLTVFNRNIKNWILWLPGVWYWSPQNIMNVWSRGIETNNSLAITSGKTKITFAVLTNYVQSTNRTAKTENDNSVNRQLIYTPMYSGMAKLSVAYKNLQITYRHNYIGYRYTSTDNTQYLTPYDLGSAYISYKLKFKSTSADIFFQANNIWNEQYQVLSNRAMPSVNINGGISIQFNKQTKS, from the coding sequence ATGCAGAATAAATACTTATTCCTACTGTTTTTTCTTTCCTGTTTGCGGGCGGGTTCCGCTTTTGCACAACAGGCAGTTTTCGATTCTGTATTTCTTTTGAAAGAAGTAACAGTAGAAGCCCCAAGAATTTCCGGCTTCACCCCCGGCTTAAAAACCACTGAGTTTGATTCATTAACCAAAGCAGCATACGACCAGAAAAACTTAACTGACTTATTAGCTGACGAAAGCCCTTTGTTCATCAAGTCCTACGGATTAGGTTCGTTGGCGACCACTTCTTTCAGGGGTGGCAGTGCTTATCACACGGCAGTATTATGGAACGGTATTTCACTTTCAAGCCCCATGAACGGGCAACTTGATTTATCACTTGTTCCCACCGGTGCAGCCGACAACATTAAGCTGCAATATGGCGGCGGCAGTGCTTTGTTTGGCAGCGGAGCAGTTGCCGGAGTAATTCATTTACTCAATAACCCAAAGTTTGGCCAAAGCATTACCGCAAGAGTAAATTTATATGCTGGAAATTTTTCTGACTATCGCCAAAATATTTTAGTTGAAGTAAGCAAAAAGAAATTCGTTTCATCACTGAAAGTTTTTAATGCTTCTGCAAAAAATGATTTTAAATACTCCAATATTTATTCTGCTTCTGAAGCTACCGTTAAGCAATCAAATGGAGAATTAAAAAATCGGGGCATCATCAGCGAAAACAAATTTCTGATTAATAGCAATCAAATTTTAAGCGTCAACGCTTGGTTGCAATATACCGACCGCAACATACCGCCAACAATGTTGCAGAAAGAAAGTAAATCAAACCAAACAGATGATGCGCTGCGGCTCACATCAGAATGGAAATACGAAAAGAGGAAAACGGCAACCTTTATACGTGCTGCATGGCTCAATGAAAAATTGGTTTACTCTGACGGGCTTGCAGATTTTTCCGAAACAAGCAAAACCCAACAACTGATTGCAGAGGCAGAAACTAAAATCACATTAAGCAAAACTCATTTTGTGAATGTGGGAATCCACAATACTTATTCAACGGCAAGCAACCGCAGCTTTGAAACAGACTCACGCCAAAACCGTTTTGCATTATTCGCTTCCTACCTTTTTACATCACTAAACAAAAAACTTAGTGCAAGTTTATCAGCACGGGAAGAATTGCTGAATAATTCATTTATTCCTTTCGCCTATTCAGCAGGTGGGCAGTATGCAATTACCAAATTCCTTTCAGCAAGAGCAAATTTTTCAAAAGTATATCGCATTCCAACCTTCAATGATTTGTATTGGGTTCCCGGCGGCAATGCTAACTTAAAACCCGAAGATGGCTATGCCGAAGAAGCAGGGCTGAACTTAATTTTAAAAAACAAAACTTTCCTTCTCAAAACAGATTTAACCGTATTCAACCGCAATATTAAAAATTGGATTTTATGGTTGCCCGGAGTTTGGTATTGGAGTCCGCAAAACATTATGAATGTTTGGAGTCGTGGAATAGAAACAAACAATTCATTGGCAATTACATCCGGAAAAACAAAAATCACTTTTGCCGTTCTCACCAATTATGTTCAATCAACAAACAGAACAGCAAAAACAGAAAACGATAATTCAGTTAACAGGCAGTTAATCTATACACCTATGTATAGTGGCATGGCAAAATTATCAGTTGCGTATAAAAATCTTCAGATAACTTACCGTCATAATTATATTGGCTACCGCTATACTTCGACAGACAACACACAGTACCTGACACCTTATGATTTAGGTTCGGCTTACATTTCTTACAAGCTGAAATTCAAAAGCACCAGTGCAGATATTTTCTTTCAGGCAAATAATATCTGGAATGAGCAGTATCAGGTCTTGAGCAATCGTGCCATGCCCAGCGTAAATATTAACGGAGGAATTTCAATTCAATTTAATAAACAAACAAAGTCATGA
- a CDS encoding cupin domain-containing protein, translated as MKRTIVNPIIKDTVTFLQTSEESGGKITEGEITLMPGGKNPLHYHKTYSETFTAIEGELGLKLGKKGSKILKAGESYTVEPMSLHSFFNPTDREIKFNVKIRPGHTGFENSLRIIYGLAGDGLTDKNTVPKSIRHSAIVLCMSDMNLPGLFTFMFPLLKLIAKRAKRNREEQKLIDKYCI; from the coding sequence ATGAAAAGGACAATCGTAAACCCTATCATTAAGGACACTGTAACATTTTTACAGACATCTGAGGAATCAGGTGGAAAAATTACGGAAGGTGAAATAACGCTAATGCCAGGCGGAAAAAATCCCTTGCATTACCATAAAACATACTCAGAGACCTTTACCGCAATTGAAGGAGAATTAGGTTTAAAATTAGGCAAGAAGGGTTCAAAGATTCTAAAAGCTGGCGAATCTTATACAGTTGAACCAATGTCGTTACATAGTTTCTTTAACCCAACAGACCGTGAAATTAAATTCAATGTTAAAATAAGACCTGGGCATACGGGATTTGAAAATTCGTTAAGAATAATATATGGATTAGCTGGCGATGGTCTAACTGATAAAAATACAGTTCCAAAAAGCATTAGGCATTCAGCAATCGTCCTTTGTATGAGCGACATGAACCTTCCCGGATTATTCACCTTTATGTTTCCACTGCTAAAACTTATTGCAAAACGAGCAAAAAGAAATAGAGAAGAACAAAAGCTAATTGACAAATACTGTATATAG
- a CDS encoding proline iminopeptidase-family hydrolase gives MKVLLLHGGPGFTHDYFECFEDFLPKEGIEFYYYDQLGVGNSDIPTDTSLWNIPRYVEEVEQVRKGLGLDNFYLLGHSWGGMLAMEYLQKYQSHVKAAVLSNMTAGMKSYTSYTEQLKQKLFTQQELKTYDSLDKLKLYDSPQYQDLLMNKLYTQVCLSKAG, from the coding sequence ATCAAAGTTCTACTTCTGCACGGTGGACCAGGATTTACTCACGACTATTTTGAGTGCTTTGAAGATTTTTTGCCCAAAGAAGGAATTGAGTTTTATTATTACGACCAATTAGGTGTCGGAAACTCTGATATTCCAACAGACACTTCGCTATGGAATATTCCACGCTATGTAGAAGAAGTAGAACAAGTTAGGAAAGGACTTGGCTTAGATAATTTTTACTTGCTTGGACATTCTTGGGGCGGAATGTTGGCAATGGAATACCTGCAAAAATATCAAAGCCATGTGAAAGCTGCTGTTCTTTCTAATATGACTGCTGGTATGAAAAGTTATACATCATACACTGAACAGTTAAAGCAAAAACTATTCACTCAACAGGAATTGAAAACTTATGATTCTCTTGACAAACTCAAACTGTATGACTCACCTCAATACCAAGACCTCTTAATGAATAAGCTTTATACACAAGTTTGCTTATCGAAAGCCGGTTGA
- a CDS encoding superoxide dismutase has translation MDRKQFLQNSLIIGGATILPSNSIFANAITEGGIDKLVDDNGNFIQQALPYSENFLEPNMDAETMHLHYTFHHGGAVKAANNDLKKIKDALDNNNLETVDFWTKKLSLHFSSHILHSIFWTNLTNKQTTPTGELLKRIEKYFGTYDKLKTYIASTSKNVDGNGWGILGYQPYSDSLVVLQCENHEKLTQWGVVPLLVIDVWEHAYYLKYKNKRADFVDALFPILNWDNVAARLDTALKLTK, from the coding sequence ATGGACAGAAAACAATTTCTTCAAAACAGTTTAATCATCGGAGGAGCAACTATCCTTCCTTCAAATTCAATCTTTGCAAACGCAATTACCGAAGGAGGCATAGACAAACTTGTTGACGACAACGGAAATTTCATTCAGCAAGCATTACCGTATTCCGAAAATTTTTTAGAACCAAATATGGATGCAGAAACGATGCATCTGCATTATACATTTCATCATGGCGGTGCGGTGAAAGCGGCCAACAACGATTTGAAAAAAATAAAAGATGCGTTGGACAACAACAATCTTGAAACAGTTGACTTCTGGACAAAGAAACTTTCATTACATTTTTCATCGCACATCTTGCATTCAATCTTCTGGACAAACCTCACGAACAAGCAAACCACACCGACAGGAGAATTGCTAAAACGCATTGAGAAATATTTTGGCACTTACGATAAACTCAAAACCTACATTGCTTCAACTTCCAAAAATGTTGACGGCAACGGATGGGGAATTTTAGGTTATCAACCTTACAGCGACAGTTTAGTTGTGTTGCAATGTGAGAACCATGAGAAGCTGACACAATGGGGAGTTGTTCCGCTTTTAGTAATTGATGTTTGGGAACATGCTTACTATTTAAAGTATAAAAACAAACGAGCCGATTTTGTTGATGCCCTCTTTCCGATTTTAAATTGGGACAACGTTGCTGCACGACTTGACACAGCATTGAAATTGACTAAGTAA
- a CDS encoding chromate transporter, with amino-acid sequence MNEQPTYTLRQLVLYFLKLGYAGFGGPVALVGYMHRDLVEQRKWVSEEEYKEGLALAQLAPGPLAAQLGIYLGFVHYGVLGATLCGLTFVIPSFIMVVLIGVAYKLYGGLPWMQAVFYGVGAAVIGIIAMSSYKLTTKSVSKLNISAIKEKWLLWLFFLVAATITIITQSEEVLLFVVAGLLYMLIKAPPKFLQRHTNSLLLTGIGFWQFEWNTLGQIAWFFTKAGAFVFGSGLAIVPFLHGGVVTEYHWLDEKQFVDAVAVAMITPGPVVITVGFIGYLVAGFPGACVAASATFLPCYLLTVIPAPYFKKIAKNASIKAFVDGITAAVIGALVGAVIIIGIRSITDIPTALIAVASVLALIYIKKVQESYIILVAAIIGLILKSL; translated from the coding sequence ATGAATGAACAACCTACATACACTTTGCGACAACTTGTTTTGTATTTCCTGAAACTTGGCTATGCTGGTTTTGGTGGACCCGTTGCTCTTGTCGGTTATATGCACAGAGATTTAGTTGAACAACGCAAGTGGGTTTCGGAAGAAGAATACAAAGAGGGACTTGCGCTTGCACAGTTAGCACCGGGACCACTTGCAGCACAACTTGGAATTTATCTGGGCTTTGTTCACTACGGAGTTTTGGGTGCTACACTTTGCGGACTTACATTTGTTATTCCTTCCTTCATTATGGTTGTGCTGATTGGCGTCGCTTACAAACTTTATGGCGGACTGCCTTGGATGCAGGCAGTATTTTACGGTGTAGGTGCAGCAGTAATCGGCATCATCGCCATGAGCAGCTACAAACTCACAACTAAATCAGTGAGCAAACTCAACATTTCCGCCATCAAAGAAAAATGGTTGTTGTGGCTTTTCTTTTTAGTAGCAGCAACAATTACAATAATTACACAATCGGAAGAGGTGTTACTGTTCGTTGTTGCAGGACTTTTATACATGCTCATAAAAGCACCGCCAAAGTTTTTACAACGGCACACTAACTCTCTTTTGCTAACAGGCATCGGCTTTTGGCAATTTGAGTGGAACACATTGGGACAAATCGCTTGGTTTTTTACAAAAGCAGGTGCGTTTGTTTTTGGAAGCGGGCTTGCAATCGTTCCGTTTTTACACGGAGGGGTTGTAACAGAATATCATTGGCTTGACGAAAAACAGTTTGTTGATGCAGTTGCGGTAGCTATGATAACACCTGGACCCGTTGTAATTACTGTTGGTTTCATTGGTTATCTCGTTGCAGGTTTCCCAGGTGCTTGCGTTGCAGCATCGGCAACTTTTCTTCCATGTTATCTTTTGACTGTAATCCCTGCACCATATTTCAAAAAGATTGCGAAGAATGCGAGCATCAAAGCGTTTGTTGACGGCATTACTGCCGCAGTCATCGGTGCATTAGTCGGAGCAGTTATTATTATCGGCATTCGCAGTATCACTGACATTCCGACTGCTTTGATTGCAGTTGCAAGTGTGCTTGCACTCATCTACATCAAAAAAGTTCAAGAGTCATATATCATATTGGTTGCGGCTATAATCGGACTAATTCTAAAATCACTTTAA